TCGGCCTGTCCGAGGTAGGCCCGGAGACCATCCGCCGCGCGGCGAAGGTGCATCCGATCGCCGACCTGCAGATTGAGTACTCCATCGCCAGCCGCGACCCCGAGGACGCCATCTTCCCGATCCTGCATGAGCTGGGCATCGGCGCGACGCTCTACGGCGTGCTGTCACGCGGCCTGCTCTCGGCGAGCCCGCTCAAACCGGGAGACGCTCGCGCCCACATGCCACGCTTCAGTGGGGACAACGCCGCGGCGAACGCCAGGCTGGTCGCGGGGCTGCAGGAGCTCGCGAAGAAGTGGGGCATGTCGCCCGGGCAACTGGCCATCGGGTACGTGCTCGGCAAGGAGCCGAAGTTCACACCGACGCTGGGCATGCGGACCCTGGAGCAGCTCGATGAGGCGCTCGCCGCGAAGCCGTTGACCGCGGACCAGATTGCCCAGGTCGAGAAGGTGGCACCGCGCGGTGCCATCGCGGGCACGCGGTACCCGGCCGCGCAGATGGCCTATCTCGACAGCGAGAAGCACTAGTCAGGGCGCGGCGCCCAGGACGGAGTGTGCGCGGGAGAACCCGAGCGCCGTGAGCAGGCGCTCGAAGTCCTCCGTCCACACGACCTGGCGGCTCATGGGGTCTGCTCGTCTTCGATGAACGCGGTGATCAGGCCGTGGGGTGCGTTGTCACCGAAGAGGAGCTCGTGGAGTTGGGTGCCTTCGGTGGCGGCTTTGGTGCCGCGGGGGAACATGGCCTGCTCGTACTCGGTGAGGGCGACTTCGACGTCGTCGGGGTGCGCGGCGATGGCCTTGCCGAGTTCGGCGCCGTCGTACATGGCCAGGTTGGCGCCTTCGCCATTCGGGGCCGAGAGGTGCGCGGCGTCACCGAGCAGGGTCACCCCCGGCACCCGCTCCCACCGGTGCCCGATCGGCAGCTCATAGAGGGGACGCAGGACCGGCGCGGTGTCACTGTCGGTGATCAGCGCGGTGAGCTCCGGCGCCCAGCCGTCGAACTCCTGCGCGATCCGCGCGGCGGCCGCGGCGGCATCGGTGAAATCGATGGCGGCGAACCAGTCCTGCGGCCTGGTGAGCGCCACGTAGGTGTGCAGGGTGCTGCCCCTCTCCCGGTGCGCCTGGATCCCCTTTCCCGGCGCGAGCGCCATCATCGATCCGCCGCCGACCGCCTTGGCGGTGGCCGGGCGCCGGGTGTCGCTGTCGAACAGCCAGGTCTCGACGAACGACCTGCCGACGTACTCGGGTGCGGCGTCGGAGAGCAGCGGCCGGACCCGTGACCACGCGCCGTCCGCGCCGACCAGCAGGCTCGTGACGACGGTGGTGCCGTTGGCGAAGGTCACCTCGTGGCGGCCCTCGCCGAGGGGACGGACGCCGCTGACCTTGTGGCCCCACCGGACGGTGCCGGCCGGGAGCGAGTCGAGCAGGAGCTGTCGCAGCTCGCCGCGCTGCACCTCGGGGCGTCCACCCGTGCTGTCGTCGGCTTTGTCGAACAGGACGGTCCCGTCCCGCTCGAGGATCCGCATCGCCTGGCGGCCCTCCAGGATGAGGCCACGGAACTCGTCGATCAGGCCTGCCGCCTGCAGAGCCAGTTGGCCGTTGTAGTCGTGGATGTCGAGCATCCCGCCCTGCGCGCGCGCCGTCGGTGAGGCCTCCGCCTCGTAGACGGTGGCCGGGATGCCGTGGATGTGCAGGACGCGAGCCAGGGTGAGGCCGCCGAGGCCGGCGCCGATGATCGTGACGGGAGTGTGCATGGTGGCTCCTTGACGGGCAGATTCGGGTGAAGGATGCGGACGTGTGTCCTTGGCGTCCAAGACATTGATTGCAACAAACCAGGACCCATAAGGTCTGAATCATGGAACTCCGTCACCTGCGCTATTTCATCGCCGTGGCCGAGGCCGAGCACTTCGGCCGTGCGGCGCAGCAGCTTCACGTCTCGCAGTCGCCCCTGAGCCGGCAGATCGCTCAGCTCGAAGAGGAGATCGGCGTGGAGCTCTTCGTGCCCTCCGGGCGTGGTGTGAAGCTGTCCGCCGCGGGCAAGAGCTTCCTCGAAGGTGCGCGCGCGACACTCGCGCGGGCGGCCATGGCCATCGAGGATGCCAAAGCAGCAGCGGAGGGCCGCACGGGCCGGGTCGTGGTCGGATTCGAGGGCGGATTCGCCTACACGGGCCTCTTGCCGAAGGTCGTTTCCATCTTTCGCGCGCGCCACCCACGTGCGGAGGTTCGCCTTCAGCCGCTGGTGAACGAAACGCAGATCTCCGCGCTCCGTGATGGCCGCATCTCGCTGGGCTATGGCTACGACGCACCCGAGGAAGACCCGCTCATCCGCTCGCGCGTGTTGTTTCGCGATCGCATCGGCGTGGTGCTGCCAAAGGAACACCGGCTCGCGTCGCGGCGAAGTCTCAAGATGGCTGACCTGCGGAATGAGCGTTTCATCTTGGGGCCGCGGCAAGCAAACCCGCGGCTCTACGATGATCTGCTCGCGGCTTTTCGCGGACGTAAACAGCCGCTCACGCTCGTCCACGATGAGGCGGATGGCGAGGCGCAGCTCACGCTCGTCGCGAGCGGCGAGGGCCTGACCTTCTTCGCGGAGAGCACGGCGGCGATCGTGCGAATTGGCGCGGTGCTGAAGCGGATTCGCGATCTCGACGTGGAGTTCCTCGGGCGAGTGGTGTGGCGGGCATCGGACGAGAAGGATCTGCTCGTACGGTCGTTTCTCGAGATCACCGCCTCCGTGCACGCGGGCCGGTGACGAGGTTCCTGCTTGGGGGAGCGTGAGAACTCCGAGACGAGTCCTTTCAGCCGAACGGCTTCTTGTCAGCGACTGATGGCGTGAGGTCCGCGGCTCGCGAACCATCTCGCCGCGGCTCGTGTGACTTCCTCGGGACTGGGCGTCGTATCGCTCGCCCATGCAACGAACCCATCAGGACGCACGAGCAGCGCGCTCAGTCCAAGGCGCTCCTTGGCGTCGCTCGCCACGTACCTGACACGGTCGCCCCAAAGGCCATCGAGCGCTTGGAGCGACGCCTGCCGGCCGAAGTCCAACAGCAAACCGTTTCCCTCTCGGAGCAGTGTGCCGAGCCTCGTTCCGTCCTCGAGCTCGAAGTCCGGGCAGCTGCGGCCCACCAACGGGTGTTCATCGCCGAGGTCGTAGCGGAGGGACACTCCCCAGAGACGTTCAGCGAAGTAGGTCGCGCCGTCGCGCGTATCGAGCAGGTCGCGAAGGATGGCGTTGAGCGCGCGAGAATGTGGGTTGGGTCGCAGCAGCGAGACCTGGGCTCGTGTCCAATCGAGGATGCGCGCCCCGACCGGATGTCGCTCCGCGGTGTAGCTGTCGAGTAAGCCATCGGGGGCATCGCCTCGGATGGTCGCGGCAAGCTTCCACCCGAGGTTCATTGCGTCTCCAAGTCCGAGGTTCAAGCCTTGTCCGCCGAGCGGTGAATGAATGTGCGCGGCGTCTCCCGCCAGCAGCACCCGTCCCTTGCGGTAGGTCGTGGCTTGCTGTGAGCGGTCGGTCCATGTCGAGACGACGTGCAACGCCTTGAGGGTCACGTCCGTGCAGGACACGCGCCGTAAGACCGCTTGCACGTGCTCGCACGTGATCGGTTGGGTGCGATGGAATGCGCCGCCGTCAAAGTCGGCAATCGCGATCGCCCCTGGCTGCCACTGGGTGTACATACCGGTCGGCGTGTAATGACGGCCCAGGCGGAGCTTCTCCGGGTCGGCGATTTCGGCCTGGACCGAATATCCCGTGAACTCAGGCTCGGTACCGACGAACTCGAAGCCACCTTGCTTGCGTACGGTGCTGCGGCCGCCGTCGCAACCCACGAGCCAACGCGCGCGAACGCGTTGCTCGCCGGCACGGATGGTGAGTTCATCGTTCGAAGACTCGAAGCCTTCGACGCCATGGCCGCGCTGGATCTCCACTCCGAGGGAGAGCGCGTGAGCGGCGAGGACGTGCTCGAGGTGCTCCATTTCGACACCTGATTGGGTGTCAGCCGGGCCCGGGAGTCGGTATGTCCAGCGCGACGAATCGATGTTGCTGTAGTCGAACGTGATGCCCGCGAAGTGGCCGGCCGGCCCGCGGAGCCGTGAGCCGGACGCCATTGATCCAGGTATCGGCTGGCCAGGGGCACTCTCGTCGGCACGACGTCGCGACGCAATTCGTTCCAGCAGTCCGCGCCGGTAGAAGGCTTCGATGCTGGGGCCCCAGAGTCCTCGCATTCCAAACGGGAGCCGCTTCAGGGGTGAGTGCGGATCCTCCGATTGTTCGAGCACCAGCACGGAGAGCTTCGCGAGCCGCAGCTCGCAGGCCAGGAACAGGCCGACCGGGCCGGCCCCTGCGATGATCACGTCGTAGACCACGGTGTCCTCCCTGGTAAACCGTCGTCCTTCACGTTACGCTCCGGTTTCCGTCGAGGCCCATCGCGAACCATGTTGCAATTCGGCCAGGTGTTGTCGTGGTTCGGCCACGCGAGCGTGGTGCCGATGCACAGCCATCGCGAAGCGCAGCTCGTCGTCAGCCTGCGCGGCACCGCGACGATCGGCACGGGCGCTCAGGACTGGGCGATAACGCCGCGCTCGATGTTGTGGCTCGCCGGCGACACGCCGCATCGCGTACACACCACGGCCGATCATCACTGGCTCGTGCTGTCATTCCCGCCCGAGCTCGTCGCGCGCGCCACGGGATGGGTCGAAGCCTCCGGGTTCGTGCACGACCTCGTCGAGCGCATCGGCCACGCGCCGGATCCGGAGCGCCGCGCTCGCCTCACGGCCGTCCTCGTCGACGAGCTTGTCGAGCCGGTTCCGGTCAACGCGCGACTGCGCCGTGTGACCGAGCTCGTCACGTTGCATCCGGCGACGAGTGTGGCCGCGCTCGCACGCGCAGTCGGCATGTCCGAGCGCACGTTCCGTCGCTGGTTCCGCGCCGATGTCGGCACGAGCTTCACGCGCTGGCGCCAGCAACGCGTCGTCGATCGTGCGATCGAGCAACTCGACCGCGGCGACAGCGTGAAGTGCGTCGCGGCCGACCTCGGCTACACGAGCACGAGCGCGTTCATCGCGATGTTCAAGCGCGTCATGAACGTTTCGCCGCAGCGCTATCTGCGTTCCCGCTAGCGCCTGCGCGGGCTGGTCGCTGCCAGCGCCTGGCGCTCCTCCTCTGGCCTCGGCCCCGGCTTGGGGGCGCATGAGTTCGAATCCCTTGTGGCTTTCGGCCAACTTGTCTCTGCGGTATGATCATCGTAGATGCCTATTCTCACCAAGCCTCGCGATCCTAGATTCATTACCGTTCGTCGTGGCGGCACCTTGAGTGATGCAAATCACCGCCTTCTTGCAATATGGGCTGCCGCATGCGCGGAGCATGTGCTGCATTTATTTGAAGAAGCACAACCCGAAGATGAGCGGCCGCGCCAGTCAATCGAGCTGGCTCGTGCCTGGACACGAGGCGAGATTACAATGCGCCAGGCCCACAAGGCTGCTTTTGTTGCCAATGCCGCCGCCAGAGAGTTGTCCGGCGCGGCAAAGCTTGCGGCCTACGCGGCTGGGCAGGCTGTAGCAGTGGCTCACGTGGCAGCGCATGAGTTGGGCGCGGCGGCCTATGCGATCAGGGCCGTGCAAGCAGCAGCTCCTGAATCTGAGCGTGAACAAGCTGGCCGCCGGGAATGCCAATGGCAGCGTGAGCAGCTTCCAGACGAAATCCGGGAGCTTGTGCTTGACGACCAGCGGCTGCGCAACCATGTATGTTGGTTTGTATTCGATTGCTGACCGACATGGGATGATACCCTTTCGCATTCACGATTCTCCCACTCTCTGAGCATGGAACTTCGTGAGGTTTGCCCGAGGTGAAGGAACCAGGGACGCCACACGCGCCTGCTCAGCCCTGGCCTCCTTCCCAGGAGGGGTGAGGCAGGGGAGGAGGGCTGCGGTGGTGCAGGGAGCAGCAGCCAGTGCTTTGGCTCAACACCACGCGCATTGGACAGCGGAGCACCGGCCCGAGAGTGCTCAGCGCACCGTGTCCGCCGCCGTCGCCGGAGCGCGCGGGGGCGCGTTCTTCACGTAGCGATCCA
Above is a window of Cystobacter fuscus DNA encoding:
- a CDS encoding aldo/keto reductase, which produces MSGVYGKTDDAKSIAVIHAAIEHGITFLDTGDFYAAGHNELLIGKAIAGRRDEVQLSVKFGAMRGPDGAFLGVDTRPVAVKNFLTYSLTRLGTDHVDVYRPGRLDPAVPIEDTVGAIADLVKAGYVRKIGLSEVGPETIRRAAKVHPIADLQIEYSIASRDPEDAIFPILHELGIGATLYGVLSRGLLSASPLKPGDARAHMPRFSGDNAAANARLVAGLQELAKKWGMSPGQLAIGYVLGKEPKFTPTLGMRTLEQLDEALAAKPLTADQIAQVEKVAPRGAIAGTRYPAAQMAYLDSEKH
- a CDS encoding FAD-dependent oxidoreductase translates to MHTPVTIIGAGLGGLTLARVLHIHGIPATVYEAEASPTARAQGGMLDIHDYNGQLALQAAGLIDEFRGLILEGRQAMRILERDGTVLFDKADDSTGGRPEVQRGELRQLLLDSLPAGTVRWGHKVSGVRPLGEGRHEVTFANGTTVVTSLLVGADGAWSRVRPLLSDAAPEYVGRSFVETWLFDSDTRRPATAKAVGGGSMMALAPGKGIQAHRERGSTLHTYVALTRPQDWFAAIDFTDAAAAAARIAQEFDGWAPELTALITDSDTAPVLRPLYELPIGHRWERVPGVTLLGDAAHLSAPNGEGANLAMYDGAELGKAIAAHPDDVEVALTEYEQAMFPRGTKAATEGTQLHELLFGDNAPHGLITAFIEDEQTP
- a CDS encoding LysR family transcriptional regulator gives rise to the protein MELRHLRYFIAVAEAEHFGRAAQQLHVSQSPLSRQIAQLEEEIGVELFVPSGRGVKLSAAGKSFLEGARATLARAAMAIEDAKAAAEGRTGRVVVGFEGGFAYTGLLPKVVSIFRARHPRAEVRLQPLVNETQISALRDGRISLGYGYDAPEEDPLIRSRVLFRDRIGVVLPKEHRLASRRSLKMADLRNERFILGPRQANPRLYDDLLAAFRGRKQPLTLVHDEADGEAQLTLVASGEGLTFFAESTAAIVRIGAVLKRIRDLDVEFLGRVVWRASDEKDLLVRSFLEITASVHAGR
- a CDS encoding FAD-dependent monooxygenase; the protein is MVYDVIIAGAGPVGLFLACELRLAKLSVLVLEQSEDPHSPLKRLPFGMRGLWGPSIEAFYRRGLLERIASRRRADESAPGQPIPGSMASGSRLRGPAGHFAGITFDYSNIDSSRWTYRLPGPADTQSGVEMEHLEHVLAAHALSLGVEIQRGHGVEGFESSNDELTIRAGEQRVRARWLVGCDGGRSTVRKQGGFEFVGTEPEFTGYSVQAEIADPEKLRLGRHYTPTGMYTQWQPGAIAIADFDGGAFHRTQPITCEHVQAVLRRVSCTDVTLKALHVVSTWTDRSQQATTYRKGRVLLAGDAAHIHSPLGGQGLNLGLGDAMNLGWKLAATIRGDAPDGLLDSYTAERHPVGARILDWTRAQVSLLRPNPHSRALNAILRDLLDTRDGATYFAERLWGVSLRYDLGDEHPLVGRSCPDFELEDGTRLGTLLREGNGLLLDFGRQASLQALDGLWGDRVRYVASDAKERLGLSALLVRPDGFVAWASDTTPSPEEVTRAAARWFASRGPHAISR
- a CDS encoding helix-turn-helix domain-containing protein gives rise to the protein MLQFGQVLSWFGHASVVPMHSHREAQLVVSLRGTATIGTGAQDWAITPRSMLWLAGDTPHRVHTTADHHWLVLSFPPELVARATGWVEASGFVHDLVERIGHAPDPERRARLTAVLVDELVEPVPVNARLRRVTELVTLHPATSVAALARAVGMSERTFRRWFRADVGTSFTRWRQQRVVDRAIEQLDRGDSVKCVAADLGYTSTSAFIAMFKRVMNVSPQRYLRSR
- a CDS encoding putative immunity protein — its product is MPILTKPRDPRFITVRRGGTLSDANHRLLAIWAAACAEHVLHLFEEAQPEDERPRQSIELARAWTRGEITMRQAHKAAFVANAAARELSGAAKLAAYAAGQAVAVAHVAAHELGAAAYAIRAVQAAAPESEREQAGRRECQWQREQLPDEIRELVLDDQRLRNHVCWFVFDC